Proteins encoded in a region of the Globicephala melas chromosome 1, mGloMel1.2, whole genome shotgun sequence genome:
- the RNF223 gene encoding RING finger protein 223: MSSGPQVWHTALPPAGRSSPTATVPRSRGSAGSPRSPGSPGSEKTASPLECSICFSGYDNIFRTPKELSCTHVFCLECLARMAAARPAGQPGSEVVPCPFCRRPTAVPIAGAPALHTSRQLQARMPAHLRREEPVWLEGTKLCCRPPPSAPGPAAPGFVYVDVSPSKPATPAAPVPTPGPARRPGCLARCWARRRDWRRAALIAVLLLALFCVVLWPVQCALRTGSLHCLPRPPPATAPAAATFSLGSLADN, encoded by the coding sequence atgtcatcaggcccgcaggtGTGGCACACGGCCCTGCCGCCTGCCGGCAGGAGCAGCCCCACCGCCACAGTGCCCAGGTCCCGCGGCTCGGCCGGCAGCCCCAGGTCCCCCGGCAGCCCTGGATCAGAGAAGACGGCCTCCCCGCTGGAATGCTCCATCTGCTTCTCGGGCTACGACAACATCTTCAGGACACCCAAGGAGCTCTCCTGCACCCACGTCTTCTGCCTGGAGTGCCTTGCGCGGATGGCAGCCGCCCGGCCCGCAGGCCAGCCGGGTAGCGAGGTCGTGCCCTGCCCGTTCTGCCGGCGGCCCACAGCCGTGCCCATTGCCGGGGCCCCCGCGCTGCACACCAGCCGCCAGCTGCAGGCTCGGATGCCAGCACACCTGCGGCGGGAGGAGCCCGTGTGGCTGGAGGGCACCAAGCTGTGCTGCCGCCCGCCACCCTCTGCGCCTGGCCCTGCGGCGCCCGGCTTTGTGTACGTGGACGTGAGCCCGAGCAAGCCTGCCACGCCCGCAGCACCCGTGCCCACCCCGGGCCCTGCCCGCCGTCCGGGCTGCCTGGCCCGCTGCTGGGCCCGCCGCAGGGACTGGAGGCGCGCGGCACTCATCGCCGTGCTGCTGCTCGCACTCTTCTGCGTGGTGCTCTGGCCCGTGCAGTGCGCGCTCAGGACCGGGAGCCTGCACTGCCTCCCCCGGCCACCCCCTGCCACTGCCCCCGCCGCCGCCACCTTCTCGCTCGGGTCCCTGGCTGACAACTAG